In Hydrogenovibrio marinus, a single genomic region encodes these proteins:
- a CDS encoding NAD-dependent 4,6-dehydratase LegB: MQPYWQGKQVLVTGADGFIGSHLVEALINAGAKVRALALYNSFNDWGWLEQSPVLSQVEVVSGDVRDPFLCKQITKDCHTVFHLAALIAIPYSYVAPNSYVETNVNGSLNMVQAAMENGVQRFMHTSTSEVYGTAQYVPIDEKHPLQPQSPYSASKIGADAMVMSYFNAFEFPVSIARPFNTYGPRQSARAVIPTIITQIANGMKEIKLGDTSPTRDFNFVTDTCRGMMAIAQSEKTIGETVNIGSNYEISVQDTLELIKELMGSDVVFVQDEQRIRPKDSEVFRLWCDNTMIRELTGFEPATDIRAGLQQTIDWFTNPTNLKRYKADIYNV; encoded by the coding sequence ATGCAGCCATATTGGCAGGGCAAACAGGTTTTGGTAACGGGAGCAGATGGTTTTATCGGTTCTCATTTGGTGGAAGCACTGATCAATGCAGGTGCTAAAGTCAGAGCGCTAGCGCTATACAATTCGTTTAACGACTGGGGTTGGCTCGAACAATCTCCAGTATTGAGCCAAGTTGAAGTGGTGAGCGGCGATGTTCGTGATCCATTCCTTTGTAAGCAAATTACAAAGGATTGCCACACGGTGTTTCATTTGGCCGCTCTGATTGCCATCCCGTATTCTTATGTCGCCCCAAACTCTTATGTCGAAACCAATGTTAATGGTTCTTTGAACATGGTACAGGCGGCAATGGAAAATGGCGTGCAACGTTTTATGCATACCTCAACCTCCGAAGTTTACGGTACGGCGCAGTATGTGCCGATTGACGAAAAACATCCGTTACAACCCCAGTCACCTTACAGTGCCAGTAAAATCGGTGCAGATGCGATGGTGATGTCCTATTTCAACGCCTTTGAATTTCCGGTTTCCATTGCCCGTCCATTCAACACCTATGGACCAAGACAATCCGCGAGAGCGGTGATTCCAACCATCATCACGCAGATTGCCAACGGTATGAAAGAAATCAAGTTGGGCGATACCTCTCCAACGCGTGATTTCAATTTTGTAACCGATACCTGCCGTGGCATGATGGCGATTGCCCAATCGGAAAAAACCATTGGTGAAACTGTGAATATCGGCTCCAACTACGAGATCTCTGTTCAAGATACGCTAGAGTTGATTAAAGAACTGATGGGCAGTGATGTGGTGTTTGTGCAGGATGAACAACGTATCCGTCCGAAAGACTCTGAGGTTTTCCGCCTGTGGTGTGATAATACGATGATTCGTGAGTTGACCGGGTTTGAACCTGCAACGGATATTCGCGCAGGCTTGCAACAAACCATTGATTGGTTCACCAACCCAACTAATCTTAAGCGTTACAAAGCCGATATCTATAATGTCTAA
- the flgG gene encoding flagellar basal-body rod protein FlgG, with product MERALYVAKTGLEGQSFRLAAISNNIANANTYGFKSGRAEFEDLMYQNVRQPGAQATQDEANTLPSGLQLGTGVKAIGVQKIFTEGNAMITNNQLDVMIQGKGFLRALDQNGNILYTRDGSLQVNQNGDLVTSSGYLIDPNINIPQNVTEITISSDGQVAGQEPGNTQPTVLGQLELSTFINPAGLESVGQNFYKETLASGTPQDKNPETDEAGSILQGALESSNVNTVEELVSMIEAQRTYEMNSKVVSAADGMMKYLNNNV from the coding sequence ATGGAAAGAGCACTTTATGTCGCCAAAACGGGGTTAGAAGGTCAGTCATTCCGATTAGCTGCTATTTCTAACAACATTGCCAATGCCAACACCTATGGCTTTAAGTCAGGCCGTGCAGAGTTTGAAGACTTGATGTACCAAAACGTCCGTCAGCCAGGCGCGCAGGCCACGCAGGATGAAGCGAATACACTTCCTTCTGGGCTACAGCTGGGTACAGGGGTGAAAGCTATTGGTGTTCAAAAAATCTTTACTGAAGGTAATGCGATGATTACCAACAACCAACTGGATGTCATGATTCAGGGGAAAGGTTTTTTAAGAGCATTGGATCAAAACGGAAACATTCTTTATACCCGCGATGGTTCATTACAGGTCAACCAAAACGGTGACTTGGTAACCTCATCAGGCTATTTGATCGACCCGAACATCAACATTCCACAAAACGTTACTGAGATTACCATCTCCAGTGATGGGCAAGTAGCAGGTCAAGAACCTGGTAACACCCAGCCAACCGTTTTGGGACAGTTGGAGTTGTCTACTTTCATCAACCCAGCCGGTTTGGAGTCAGTAGGTCAGAACTTCTACAAAGAAACGCTAGCGAGTGGTACGCCTCAAGACAAAAACCCGGAGACGGATGAGGCAGGAAGTATTTTGCAAGGTGCGTTGGAATCTTCGAACGTTAACACGGTTGAAGAGTTGGTGAGTATGATCGAAGCTCAGCGAACTTATGAAATGAACTCGAAAGTCGTGAGTGCGGCTGACGGCATGATGAAATACCTAAACAATAATGTTTAA
- a CDS encoding murein transglycosylase domain-containing protein, with translation MSNTRIWVYLIIASTMLMVVSGSLFVSFQHWVVKESPNAVSVIESIIPRSSTQNTLQVASAKPVQSHRVMLSTAWDNKDAEKNEPETKPDAATDTVVDVSETPKLQVVETRVTTNVATRVSSMPNPVIKTYSSPQPERLDLVEASDTPTNFSVRPAVLTIAKPQKATLSHNHASKLTPSFVIYQDELVVEFPKAIATTQNIKKAVTRLLLSHHLVRDGNLLSDKHLDYTNRPYFYRKVLDENKLPIRYPKQAYDYINYLMSASVEEVKDEDGEFVEVHIPLHESGLKGPAKSYREIVNTYANKFDINPALVYAVMETESGFNPKAVSSSNAIGLMQLKPGTAGKDVYQYIDQKPGQPSKWDLFDSEKNIRMGIAYLSLLKHDYLSDIRNDKIKQMVTISSYNGGIKTVLGLFGKTPDKAIARLNRLNPKQVYRTLRYQHQSDETRRYLDKVLRAESRYKALLDDA, from the coding sequence ATGTCTAATACGAGAATCTGGGTCTATTTGATTATTGCCTCTACCATGTTGATGGTGGTGAGTGGTAGCCTGTTCGTGTCTTTCCAGCATTGGGTCGTCAAGGAATCGCCAAATGCCGTATCAGTAATTGAATCCATCATTCCGCGTTCATCAACACAAAATACCCTACAAGTCGCATCTGCCAAGCCTGTTCAATCGCATCGTGTTATGTTGAGTACCGCTTGGGACAATAAAGATGCAGAGAAAAACGAACCTGAGACTAAACCGGACGCTGCTACAGATACTGTTGTAGATGTTTCAGAAACGCCCAAGCTGCAAGTGGTTGAAACTCGTGTCACCACCAATGTCGCGACTAGAGTTTCGAGTATGCCGAATCCTGTCATCAAGACATACAGCTCGCCTCAGCCTGAAAGGTTAGATTTGGTTGAAGCTTCCGATACGCCAACTAATTTCTCCGTGAGACCTGCGGTTTTGACAATTGCAAAACCGCAGAAAGCTACACTGTCTCATAATCATGCGTCAAAACTCACCCCTTCGTTTGTTATTTATCAGGACGAATTGGTCGTGGAGTTTCCAAAGGCAATTGCCACCACGCAAAACATCAAAAAAGCCGTGACAAGACTTTTGCTATCGCATCATTTGGTCAGAGATGGCAATTTGTTGTCGGACAAGCATCTTGATTATACAAATCGTCCCTATTTCTACCGTAAAGTGTTGGATGAAAACAAACTGCCAATCCGTTATCCGAAACAAGCATATGATTACATCAACTACCTGATGAGCGCCTCGGTGGAAGAGGTAAAAGACGAGGACGGTGAGTTTGTTGAAGTGCATATTCCTTTACATGAAAGCGGTTTGAAAGGGCCGGCTAAAAGCTATCGCGAAATCGTGAACACCTACGCCAATAAATTCGATATTAACCCGGCACTGGTTTATGCGGTGATGGAAACCGAGAGCGGATTTAACCCGAAAGCGGTGAGCTCTTCGAATGCGATTGGTTTAATGCAATTAAAGCCGGGCACCGCCGGAAAAGACGTCTATCAGTACATCGACCAAAAACCGGGACAGCCTTCTAAATGGGATTTGTTCGATTCAGAAAAAAATATCCGCATGGGCATCGCCTACCTCAGCTTGTTGAAGCACGACTATCTTTCAGATATTCGCAATGACAAAATCAAGCAAATGGTCACCATTTCTTCTTATAATGGGGGCATTAAGACGGTACTTGGTTTGTTTGGTAAAACGCCGGACAAAGCCATTGCACGCTTGAATCGACTCAATCCAAAACAGGTTTATCGTACCTTGCGTTATCAACATCAATCGGATGAAACGCGTCGTTATTTGGATAAAGTCTTGCGTGCCGAAAGCCGTTATAAAGCATTATTGGATGATGCTTAA
- a CDS encoding LegC family aminotransferase, translating into MTADNLKNVTSEAQSDRWQSLANAIRNHYQVAESDFVPLHAPCFDETEKELLNACIDSTFVSSVGEFVGAFEEQIADFTGAKHAVAVVNGTMGLFLGLKVVGVKAGDLVLTQSLTFVATPNAIKMLGADPVFVDVAPKTMGLSAEALAEFLSTQTYQQNGKCFHKASHRLISACAPMHTLGFPMEIEQVVSLCHEYGIKVVEDAAESLGSFVNGVHTGTFGDVGVFSFNGNKVITTGGGGMLVTNNPDIAAHAKHLSTTAKIPHQWLFEHDEIGYNLRMPNLNAALGVAQMKKLPSFLAEKHQLALQYQDWVSSTQTSGSPNLVDFGADYRQNFPDNLPNYWLNACVLNSNEDRDAFLSEFNGANLQTRPLWTPMHRLEIYQNELRGDMTHTEFFAERVVNVPSGVICPPPVELAL; encoded by the coding sequence ATGACGGCGGACAATTTGAAAAATGTAACTTCAGAAGCTCAGTCTGATCGCTGGCAAAGCCTTGCCAATGCTATTCGTAACCATTATCAGGTTGCCGAATCCGATTTCGTTCCGTTACACGCGCCGTGCTTTGATGAAACCGAAAAAGAACTGCTCAACGCCTGCATTGATTCTACCTTTGTGTCCTCGGTAGGTGAGTTTGTCGGCGCGTTCGAAGAACAGATTGCTGACTTTACTGGCGCAAAGCATGCAGTAGCTGTCGTCAACGGCACCATGGGATTATTTCTCGGTTTAAAAGTGGTTGGGGTGAAGGCAGGAGACTTGGTACTGACCCAGTCGTTGACCTTTGTTGCTACGCCGAATGCCATCAAAATGCTGGGTGCCGATCCTGTGTTTGTAGATGTTGCTCCCAAAACCATGGGGTTGAGCGCAGAAGCTTTGGCAGAATTTTTAAGCACACAAACCTATCAACAGAACGGCAAGTGTTTTCATAAGGCTTCGCATCGCCTTATTTCTGCTTGTGCGCCGATGCATACCCTTGGCTTTCCCATGGAGATTGAGCAAGTCGTTTCGCTCTGTCATGAATATGGCATCAAGGTGGTTGAAGATGCCGCCGAGAGCTTGGGCTCGTTTGTCAACGGTGTGCATACCGGTACGTTTGGCGATGTCGGCGTGTTCAGCTTCAACGGTAATAAAGTCATTACCACTGGTGGCGGCGGTATGCTGGTGACCAACAACCCAGATATTGCTGCACATGCCAAGCATTTGAGCACCACGGCAAAAATTCCGCATCAATGGTTGTTTGAACACGATGAAATCGGTTACAACCTGCGCATGCCAAACCTCAATGCCGCACTGGGTGTGGCACAGATGAAAAAGCTGCCGAGTTTCTTGGCTGAAAAACATCAGTTGGCGTTGCAATATCAAGATTGGGTGAGCAGTACTCAAACTTCTGGCTCCCCCAACCTGGTAGATTTTGGCGCGGATTATCGTCAGAACTTTCCAGACAATCTACCAAACTACTGGCTGAACGCATGTGTACTGAATTCAAATGAAGATCGAGATGCCTTCTTATCCGAGTTCAATGGCGCTAATTTACAAACTCGCCCTTTATGGACGCCGATGCATCGTCTTGAGATTTATCAAAACGAATTGCGTGGTGACATGACGCATACCGAATTTTTTGCCGAGCGAGTCGTGAATGTACCGAGTGGTGTCATTTGCCCGCCACCTGTGGAGTTAGCATTATGA
- a CDS encoding rod-binding protein: protein MADMIAPSSDLKAYQQIYSSPNNLNELKLEAKKNQLAALKPVAQQFEALFLSQILKEASKVKFDNGWLDGGQADFYKDWYNQQIAQELSTKGSLGLADMIVKQLAPKNPSLKPTDLKANFHQEGNSLNVLTGKEGQAVQTMTTASNLASRPINKNSASAD, encoded by the coding sequence ATGGCAGATATGATTGCACCATCTTCTGATTTGAAAGCGTATCAGCAAATTTATTCGAGCCCGAATAACTTAAACGAACTGAAGCTTGAAGCCAAAAAAAATCAGCTAGCGGCGTTAAAGCCTGTCGCTCAGCAGTTTGAAGCACTGTTTTTATCGCAAATCTTAAAAGAAGCGAGTAAAGTAAAATTTGATAACGGTTGGCTGGATGGCGGCCAAGCGGATTTTTATAAAGATTGGTATAACCAGCAAATTGCCCAAGAGCTTTCGACTAAAGGAAGTCTTGGTTTGGCCGATATGATAGTTAAGCAACTGGCGCCAAAGAACCCTTCGCTGAAACCAACAGATCTTAAAGCGAATTTCCATCAAGAAGGAAATTCACTGAATGTTCTGACAGGTAAAGAAGGACAAGCTGTTCAGACAATGACGACAGCAAGCAATTTGGCATCAAGACCAATCAATAAAAATAGCGCTAGTGCTGACTAG
- a CDS encoding flagellar basal body P-ring protein FlgI, which produces MFTRKIAIFMTALILWSSFAQAARVKDLANIAGVRSNQLIGYGLVVGLDGTGDKTAYADQSLMSMLNKFGINLPSGTKTNSKNIAAVAVHADLPAFSKSGQRIDVTVSSLGNAKSLRGGTLLLTPLKGVDGNVYALAQGSLVVGGLNATGADGSKITINIPSVGRIPNGAMVEKTVNTGFDLGNTITLNLKNSDFTTATNLVNAINEKLGPGTASAMDGDSVEVMAPRMPNQRVAFLSMIENIQVKPGVEAARVIINSRTGTVVIGADVKVSAAAVTHGNLVVKVSEAPKVSQPNALAGGQTAVTQSSQLSIQNLGTNQMMRFPKGVTLDDIVQAVNKVGAAPSDLIAILEALKQAGALQADLMVI; this is translated from the coding sequence ATGTTTACCAGAAAAATCGCCATTTTCATGACGGCATTAATTCTTTGGAGTAGCTTTGCGCAAGCGGCTCGTGTCAAAGATTTGGCTAATATTGCAGGCGTGCGAAGCAACCAATTGATTGGTTACGGCTTGGTTGTCGGCTTGGACGGTACGGGCGACAAGACTGCTTATGCCGATCAAAGCTTGATGAGTATGCTGAATAAATTTGGTATCAACCTTCCTTCTGGAACAAAAACCAATTCGAAAAACATTGCTGCCGTTGCGGTTCATGCCGACTTGCCTGCATTTTCCAAGTCTGGGCAACGTATTGATGTGACGGTTTCCTCGTTGGGGAATGCCAAAAGTCTACGCGGTGGAACGCTATTGCTAACGCCGCTGAAAGGGGTGGACGGTAATGTTTATGCACTAGCGCAAGGCAGCTTGGTGGTTGGTGGCTTGAATGCAACTGGAGCGGATGGTTCTAAAATCACCATCAATATTCCAAGTGTCGGTCGTATTCCAAATGGTGCTATGGTTGAAAAAACGGTTAATACCGGGTTTGATTTAGGGAACACCATTACCCTTAACCTGAAGAATTCGGATTTCACAACTGCGACGAACTTGGTCAATGCCATTAATGAGAAACTTGGGCCAGGAACGGCTTCGGCGATGGATGGTGATTCTGTTGAAGTGATGGCGCCAAGAATGCCAAACCAACGTGTTGCGTTCTTGTCCATGATAGAAAACATTCAAGTCAAACCGGGTGTTGAAGCGGCTCGAGTGATCATCAACTCCCGTACTGGAACGGTTGTTATCGGTGCCGACGTCAAAGTCTCTGCCGCGGCAGTGACCCATGGTAATTTGGTGGTCAAGGTATCGGAAGCCCCTAAGGTCTCTCAACCGAATGCTTTGGCGGGTGGTCAGACAGCAGTTACACAGTCTTCGCAATTAAGTATTCAAAATCTGGGAACCAATCAGATGATGAGATTTCCAAAGGGCGTGACCTTGGACGATATCGTTCAAGCGGTGAACAAAGTCGGCGCAGCGCCAAGTGATTTGATTGCGATTTTGGAAGCATTAAAACAAGCCGGTGCTTTGCAAGCCGACTTGATGGTTATTTAA
- the flgK gene encoding flagellar hook-associated protein FlgK translates to MANLLTIGISAASTFQKAIEVTGNNTANVSTPGYNRQRAEIISNSTGLVGNAYTGGGSTVESVQRIYASYIQTQLVSANSLKSRYDEQLSLAQQVEGVVASNDGSIQNFMQNLFDSFQNLANNPTDTSSRQQVIDQSNNLQTMVGNLSGVLKDTQKQVNDQISGMTDEINNRLDTIYQINKQVSIAQSGGTASPNELLDQRDQAILELSKYMDIKTYTQSDGEMVVYTGNGKYPLVTGNTVNHLQASSSEFTNDGRTEVYMDISGQKTMVSSQIKGGQMGAVLDFRSNMLDNTINDLGVMLNGLVAGVNWQHYQGYDANGNAGGNVYTPLSLTADKSVKNVGTEDGTNIVVSFKPAIAGNQPPYTPATQPATYTAKQTDLATANAAIGNLQPKDYLIKVNAGGNFEIYDQKDPTTILGTVALGASGQVDGLNFDFTSVAAGTVQSGDKFLIKPNQGMLDNFKTEISDPNKLATRGQSPNPADVAPTPAAIGDNTNIANLANLSDKKLLFNDASGNPAQTLLGGYSLMSTHVGAYVQATQTQSVAQTNVYKQISDRRESMSGVSLDEEAANLIKFQQAYQASAQIIQASKTLFDTLIGAIR, encoded by the coding sequence ATGGCGAACTTACTTACGATAGGCATTAGTGCAGCCAGTACCTTCCAAAAAGCAATTGAGGTAACTGGTAACAACACTGCCAACGTATCGACCCCAGGCTACAACCGTCAAAGAGCCGAAATCATCAGTAATTCAACAGGTTTGGTTGGAAACGCTTATACAGGCGGTGGTTCCACTGTTGAATCCGTTCAGCGCATTTATGCGAGTTATATCCAAACCCAACTGGTCAGTGCCAATAGTTTGAAGTCTCGTTATGATGAGCAGCTTTCGCTGGCGCAGCAAGTAGAAGGGGTGGTTGCCAGTAACGACGGTAGTATCCAGAACTTCATGCAAAATCTGTTCGATTCTTTCCAAAACTTGGCAAACAATCCAACAGATACCAGTAGTCGTCAGCAAGTCATCGATCAGTCCAACAACCTGCAAACGATGGTGGGTAACCTTTCTGGCGTTTTGAAAGACACACAAAAACAAGTGAATGATCAAATCAGTGGTATGACGGATGAAATCAACAACCGTCTTGATACGATTTATCAAATCAATAAACAAGTATCGATTGCGCAAAGTGGTGGTACAGCGTCTCCGAATGAATTATTAGACCAGCGAGATCAGGCAATACTTGAGTTGAGTAAGTATATGGACATCAAGACCTATACTCAGTCGGATGGAGAAATGGTTGTCTACACCGGGAATGGTAAATACCCATTGGTAACGGGCAATACCGTTAACCATCTTCAAGCTAGCTCCTCAGAGTTTACGAATGATGGACGCACAGAAGTCTATATGGACATTAGTGGTCAGAAAACAATGGTGTCTAGCCAAATTAAAGGCGGGCAAATGGGAGCGGTTCTAGATTTTCGCTCTAATATGCTCGACAACACAATCAATGATTTGGGTGTTATGTTGAATGGCTTGGTGGCAGGCGTGAATTGGCAGCATTACCAAGGTTATGATGCGAACGGTAACGCTGGCGGTAATGTTTACACGCCACTTAGTTTGACTGCGGATAAGAGTGTCAAAAACGTTGGTACGGAAGATGGGACGAATATCGTTGTCAGCTTCAAGCCAGCAATCGCCGGTAATCAGCCGCCATATACGCCAGCAACACAGCCTGCTACTTATACTGCGAAACAAACAGACTTAGCAACCGCGAATGCGGCTATTGGTAATTTGCAACCGAAAGATTATCTTATTAAGGTTAATGCGGGCGGTAACTTTGAAATTTATGATCAAAAGGATCCAACCACTATTTTGGGGACGGTAGCACTTGGTGCTTCAGGGCAAGTGGATGGACTGAACTTTGATTTCACTTCAGTTGCGGCGGGTACGGTTCAATCTGGTGATAAGTTTTTGATTAAGCCTAACCAAGGGATGCTTGATAATTTTAAAACGGAAATCTCTGATCCTAATAAGCTGGCAACACGTGGGCAAAGCCCTAATCCAGCTGACGTCGCGCCAACACCGGCAGCAATCGGAGACAATACCAATATTGCAAACTTGGCGAACTTGTCGGATAAAAAGTTATTGTTTAATGATGCATCTGGCAATCCTGCTCAGACGCTTTTAGGCGGCTACTCACTTATGTCTACGCATGTGGGGGCTTATGTTCAGGCAACGCAAACACAATCAGTAGCGCAAACAAACGTTTATAAGCAGATTTCAGACAGACGTGAAAGTATGTCTGGTGTAAGTTTGGACGAAGAGGCGGCAAACTTGATAAAATTCCAGCAAGCCTATCAAGCGTCTGCTCAAATCATTCAGGCGTCAAAGACCTTGTTTGATACGTTGATTGGCGCAATCCGATAG
- a CDS encoding flagellar basal body L-ring protein FlgH, with protein MTRKTNNKTRKSLNTLVKLAIAAAVMPALLVGCSATPERMDKFSYEPNYPTNIPTKSTPTNGSLYQTGDSMTLFDDSRAHKVGDIITIQLDEKFDAKKKDEAKYNKTNTQNFGLNGSGTVGSNATAFGTTLGGTTGLGIGYGSKGAFNGKSDVKQNSSLSGAIAVTVVEVIPNGNLVIRGEKWLTIHDGEEVIRFAGIIRPQDIRPDNTIDSTKVADVRLIYKDTGVAGDMTKPSAVTQWLHKYWPL; from the coding sequence ATGACCAGAAAAACAAACAATAAAACAAGAAAATCGTTGAACACTTTAGTGAAGTTGGCCATTGCTGCGGCAGTGATGCCTGCTCTCTTGGTAGGTTGTTCAGCGACTCCGGAACGTATGGATAAATTCAGCTACGAGCCAAATTATCCAACGAATATTCCAACGAAAAGCACACCGACAAACGGTTCTTTGTATCAGACGGGCGATAGCATGACGCTATTTGACGACTCTCGTGCCCATAAGGTCGGGGACATTATCACCATTCAGTTGGATGAGAAGTTTGACGCCAAGAAAAAAGACGAAGCCAAATATAACAAAACCAATACCCAAAACTTTGGTTTGAATGGCTCCGGCACAGTCGGATCTAACGCAACAGCATTCGGTACTACATTAGGTGGGACAACCGGGTTGGGAATCGGCTATGGCTCGAAAGGTGCCTTCAATGGTAAATCCGACGTTAAACAAAACTCAAGTTTGTCGGGGGCGATTGCCGTCACCGTTGTTGAAGTGATTCCAAATGGAAATCTAGTGATCCGAGGCGAAAAATGGCTGACGATTCATGACGGAGAAGAAGTGATTCGTTTTGCCGGCATTATCCGTCCTCAAGACATTCGTCCGGACAATACGATTGATTCAACCAAAGTGGCAGATGTACGCCTAATCTACAAAGATACAGGTGTCGCTGGCGACATGACAAAACCAAGTGCGGTGACGCAGTGGTTGCATAAATACTGGCCGCTTTAA
- the flgL gene encoding flagellar hook-associated protein FlgL: MRVSTMQFYTKSYSAIQDNQNAVLNLQEQIASGKRVNKPSDDPSANPQINLLNKTINSLSQYKTNGQFASSQLSLEETQLNSVVNSVQRARELALQMSNGTYSATDRQATAKEIGQIIDHMSSLMNSKNSQGELLFAGNSVNATAAFIPDANGNTTAAMTARGNQYYAYIGSNNSNGGVPVDSQSNYGARFVQIGFDSDNTLTPNDKGDSSRVRITDNGASVFNLSGGATSLPAGVDPSLLNVLVTLKDNLDQGLAPPASIATDLETGIKQLGSSLAEIGGRQNRIDAQSTAGDTFTIALKQRLSNLQDMDMVQGVTDLTTKQNSLQIAQQVFAKVQGMSLFDYIR, encoded by the coding sequence ATGCGAGTCTCAACAATGCAGTTTTATACAAAAAGTTACTCTGCCATTCAGGATAATCAGAATGCGGTTCTCAACCTGCAAGAACAGATTGCTTCAGGCAAAAGAGTGAACAAGCCGAGTGATGATCCTTCTGCTAATCCGCAAATTAATCTGTTGAATAAAACAATTAATAGCTTGTCTCAGTATAAGACAAATGGTCAATTTGCTTCTTCTCAATTGTCTTTGGAAGAAACGCAGTTGAATTCTGTTGTGAACTCTGTTCAGCGCGCGCGAGAGTTGGCGCTGCAAATGAGTAACGGAACCTATTCGGCAACCGATAGACAAGCGACTGCAAAAGAAATCGGTCAGATTATTGATCACATGAGCAGCTTGATGAATAGCAAAAACTCTCAAGGAGAGTTGTTGTTCGCTGGAAACAGCGTCAATGCGACGGCAGCGTTCATTCCAGATGCAAATGGTAACACTACTGCTGCGATGACTGCCCGTGGTAACCAATACTATGCCTATATCGGTAGTAATAACTCAAATGGTGGTGTGCCAGTTGATTCACAATCAAACTATGGTGCCCGATTTGTTCAGATCGGTTTCGATTCGGATAATACGCTGACCCCGAACGACAAAGGGGATTCAAGCCGTGTAAGAATTACCGATAATGGTGCATCTGTATTTAATTTATCTGGTGGTGCAACGTCTTTGCCTGCTGGGGTGGATCCTAGTCTTTTGAATGTTTTGGTGACATTGAAAGACAACCTTGACCAAGGTTTGGCGCCGCCGGCAAGTATTGCAACGGATTTGGAAACCGGCATCAAACAGCTGGGATCATCACTTGCTGAAATTGGTGGACGCCAAAACCGTATTGATGCGCAAAGCACTGCGGGTGATACTTTTACCATTGCTTTGAAACAACGTTTATCCAACCTGCAAGACATGGATATGGTTCAAGGTGTCACAGACCTGACGACCAAACAAAACTCTTTGCAGATTGCACAGCAAGTGTTTGCCAAAGTGCAAGGTATGTCGTTGTTCGACTATATCCGCTAA
- a CDS encoding acetyltransferase yields the protein MKTPLLLIGGGGHCASVIDVIEANDSFEIVGIVEAPGAETKSLLGYPVIGTDDHLSELLKTTQNCVITVGQIEHAAVRKSLFAKVKKLGGQLPSIVSPLARVARSARLGEGVVVMHHAIVNHFASIGDNSIINHKALVEHGALVGKHCHISTSATLNGDVEVSDECFVGSGAVLVQGVMIPENSLVGAGAVVTHHLQTPGVYVGCPAVLKKPRSISRDDHLGDN from the coding sequence ATGAAGACGCCTTTGCTCCTGATCGGCGGCGGTGGTCATTGTGCATCGGTGATTGATGTCATTGAGGCCAATGACAGTTTTGAGATTGTTGGCATTGTCGAAGCACCAGGCGCAGAGACCAAATCTTTGTTGGGCTATCCGGTTATCGGTACCGACGATCATTTGAGTGAGCTACTCAAAACCACACAGAATTGCGTGATTACCGTCGGGCAAATCGAGCATGCCGCGGTCAGAAAGTCTTTATTCGCCAAGGTGAAAAAACTGGGTGGACAATTGCCGAGCATTGTTTCGCCGTTGGCAAGAGTTGCAAGATCTGCCAGGTTGGGGGAAGGGGTTGTGGTGATGCATCATGCCATTGTTAACCATTTTGCTAGTATTGGTGATAACAGTATTATCAATCACAAGGCATTAGTTGAGCATGGTGCTCTGGTTGGCAAGCATTGTCATATTTCTACCAGCGCAACCTTGAACGGGGATGTTGAAGTGTCGGATGAATGCTTTGTCGGCAGTGGTGCTGTGTTGGTTCAAGGGGTGATGATTCCTGAAAACTCTTTAGTTGGCGCGGGTGCGGTGGTGACACATCATTTGCAAACACCGGGAGTTTATGTCGGTTGCCCGGCGGTGTTGAAAAAGCCTCGTTCAATTTCGCGTGATGATCATTTGGGGGATAACTGA